The segment AAAAGAAAGTTATTTGTTAAAATTAGTCATATCTATCGTACCTTTCAAATGGGTACATCCATCTAAAATGTACTGGTCCACCAAGCCGGGCTTCTCTTCCAAGATGGACAGTCAAATGGAGCATGATATCAAAGAAGCTTGGAGGAAAGAATCTTTCGAACAAACACAAAGTCTCAACAATCTCAGCTTCCATGACCAAAAGCTTCTCCCTATCAGTCACTCTCTGACACAGCAGATTGAAGAATGCGCATAACCTAAACACTGCAAGCCTTGGTCCTTTTGGTAACAAACCTTTCAGTGCAATGGGCAGAAGTTGCTGCATCAACACATGGTAGTCATGTGATTTCAACCCTGTGACTTTACACTCATCTAACGAGACACCTCTTGAGATGTTAGAACAATATCCATCTGGCCCTTTGAAGTCGAATAGACGCCTGCAAAAGATCTTCTTCTCTGCCTTGGACAACGACCACGGTGCTGGAGGAAGATATGTGCGTTTAACCTGAACTCTAGGATGCAACTCTGGCCTAATACCAAGCTCCTCGAGATCTTTACGAGCTGCAAGACCATCCTTTGATTTACCACAGTGCAACAAAGTTGACACTAAACTCGCAGCCACATTTCTCTCCACATGCATAACATCTAAGTTGTGCCTCACCGGAAGTTCCTACTCAACCataaacaaaagacaaaaaaaaattaatcaaaaggCAGTTGCAATAGAAAACCATTTAAGGAAAAGAGATAAGTTTCTTACCTCCCAGTAAGGTAGCTTGAAGAAGATTGACCTCTTCTTCCATCTAGATAACTCATCTTCATCTacttctacttcttcttcttcttcttcctctgattcACTCGATAAAGCCTCACTATCAGAGCCTTTATTATCAGCACACTGAACCCTTTTTCTCTTTCTTGCAGATCCTTTGAAATTTCCAAAATCATTCTTGAAATTTCTAAGGTGTTGAGAAATGTCACGCCCAGTCTGtattcttcctcttcttccttgttCAGCTTTGCCATCAAACCATCTTTTCTTTCCCCGGAAACGATGACCTGGTGGGAGACCCTTCCTATGGCACATGTACACATGTTTTCTGCTGAACTTTAGCCACATGCTATCTGTCTTTTTCCCACATAACGGACACCCCATTTTACCTTTTACTTTGCAGCCTGCAAGATTCCCGTAAGCCGGAAAATCACTGATTGTCCAGAGCAATGCTGCCTTAAGAGTAAATGTTGATCGACTCAGAGCATCGAATGTTAACTCCCCAATGCTCCACAGGCTGTTCAGATCCTCGATGAGGGGTTCTAAGtatacatctatactattaccAGGCTGCTGTGGACCAGGAATCAACAATGAGAGCATGATGTTCTCCTTCTTCATGCATAAGTCAGGTGGCAAGTTGTAGTTTACCAGTAAAACAGGCCAGCAACTGTACATCGAGTTCTTCATGTTGAATGGATTGAATCCATCTGTTGAAAGTCCAAGCCTGATGTTCCTTGCTTCAGCTGCAAACGTTGGGTATTTAGCATCCATCTGATCCCATGTCACTGAATCAACAGGGTGACGAAGCTTACCATCACTGCTTTTGTTCATAGAGTGCCACCGTAAATCCTTAGCCATTTCCTCTGAACGGAACATTCTCTTCAGTCTAGGAATTATAGGAAAATAACGTAATACCTTCTGTGGGACGCCCCTCTTCTTCTCACCAGTATGCATATTTGTCTTCCATCTCGAAGCCTTACACTTTGGACACTTCTCAAGCTTCTCGAACCTCTTTCTGAACAGACAGCAGTCATTAATACATGCATGAATCTTCTCATAGCCCATGTCGAAGGATTTCAGAAATTTCTTCACGTCATACAGTGATGTGTGAAGCACATTTTCCTCTGGTAACATCTCCGGCAATGTCTCTAGCAGATCATTGAAGCTCTTGTCAGACCACCCATTCTGAGTCTTCAGTCGAAATAATGAAACAATTGCAGAGAGCTTACTATGGTTGACACAGCTCGGATACAGGGGTGTTTCAGCCTCAGCTAACTTTGCCAAAAACTCATCTTCTTTCTTGTCGTCTCCCTCTGCAGCTTCAGATAAATCCCCCGTCTCAACTAACTCTTCATCAAAAAGCTCAGCAGCTCTGTACAGCCCAAAGATCTCATCATTCCATTCAGTTGCTCTACTTTCACCTGCAACCTCTGAGTTCACTTCTCCATGTAGATACCAATCACTCCGCATCTTATAACCCTCCTCCATTCCCCTGGTAACTAGATGGTGAACTACAACACTTGCTGAATGACGATCAATGTTACGGCAGTCTATGCACGGGCATATAATCATATCAATCCCTCCCATAGCTGAAGCCACATCCTGGACAAACTGTGAAGCCCCTCTCTCATATCCAGGATCAACTCTTCCATTAACaatcaaaatgaaaacaaaataaacatgttAGTGAGATGCACCAAATGAAagctaaaatatatatgcttaaCATCAGTACCTGCTTAGATGTACCCAAGCTTTGTCCATCGTACTATGTTCGAACCTAAGTTGAAAGCTTTTCGTAACATAAATGTGATGTAAAGTTGTCCTCAGATCATATAACGATacataaaatccaaaaaatcatcaaaataattcAGAGCATATAACAATACAAACAAGAACTCAAAGCAACCAAGAACTCAAAGCAAATAAGAACTTAAAGCAAATAAGAACTCAAAGCAACCAAGAACTCAAAAAGTAAATCGATTTCAACTCAAAATTAGAACTCAAAGCAACCAAGAACTCAAAAAGTAAATCGATTTCAACTTCCAATACCTTCGAGATGTAAAACCGGAGCTGAATCGAAGAACTGTGGCGGCTGGGAGAAGCGGCGAGGATGGTTTGAAGCGGCGATGATGGTTTGAGCTTCGTCGGCGATGATGGTTTGAGCTTCGTCGGAGATTGATTTTGTTTAGGGTTTTCGAGATGGAGGTTGATAGAGATTGGTTCCCGAGCTAATTGGTTTCCAGATTTGTTTTTCGAGAGAGAATCGATGGGGATTTCATTTAGGGTTCAATAGAGAAAGAGGGAAAATGAGAGAGATGAGAGGGAAACCCGATGAGAGTGAGGGAAAAGCTAATTTTTCACTTAAGTGTTTCGCGAAAAAAGCTTTTTTTAGGTTCCCGCTTACTAAAACTCTATCATAGCATTTATCTAATGTtgttatataactaaaaaatattaccCTCATCAATGACAGCAGTTCGGTAAAACGAGCTATAACAATGTGCTATGAATAGcaactttttttgtagtgacatgtgaactaattatatatatatggttgttATGATAATGTATATATCTTGTATTAGGGAAAGCGTATTAGACTGAAAGATATTGCTTAATTGTCAATGATACTGTCTGATACTTGAACGGACAAAATACTCAATTGAGGGTTgctgttataaaaaaaaaaaagaggtaagGAATTAGCACCTTGACTGGTACAGAAGATTCTATATAGGTGTCCAGATATCATCAGTAGGTAAGAAACACCTTAATATTTGGCCAACACATTCAGCGAGAGAAAAGATCCTCTTAtgagttttattattttaattttgaaaagcTGAATGTTacagattctttttttttttgactaaatgaATGTTACAGATTTCTTACCCTCTTCAAAACTTATTATTGCCTATGTGAATCTACATTGCCTTTTCTAAtaaacagatatatatatattgtgagAGCATGAGCTATTTACGCAAACTATTGTGTGTCTCCTCAACTTTTTCTGAGAACACATCAGCACTAAGGGCATGCCCATAGGCAATTGGGGTTCacaatactaatatttttttttttttttcattttttcgtttgatatcttttctaaaaaaaaaaaaaaaaaaattattgacttATAGTGGGCCGCCACGTCGCGTGGGGCCCACTGCACAGTTATGAAACGGTATCACGCGGAAGAGGCGAGGAGAGAGGAGTtcattggttttatttttttttattactttttcttCTAGGAAAACGTGTGAACTTTTGAGAAAAACCTTCAATGCATATGAGAATTACAtacgaaaaataattatatctaGAAATCGGAAATTCCAAGAATCAACAATAGATTATATCTTTTGTTGTATATCTTTTAATTTGTTGTCAAACTTTTTGAATTAAACTACATAGAGgttcatatatataagttagATAGAAGAACGATTTTATATGCTATTAAACCATGcctttaatttatattaattgacTACCacatcaacaaaacaaaaccttgtaactgtatgtttttttttctgaaactgaAAAGGGTTAAATCCGGGTCAgtgatgacacaagcctaactcCCAGGTGGAGGTACaacccacggatagaccctctcctggACATTCAAATGAGTTGTAACTGTATGTTTTACCCAACTAATGTGTGTTCATATAAACCTACCCGGTCAAGAAGCTATTATTTTGAGCAAGATTACGATTTTTAGCTACTGTTATTTTGTTGTTGGTTATTATAGATGCTTGGTTTTACGGTTGGCCAATATATACTTTTGACCTAATCTTTTTGGGAACATTTATATCTAAAAAATCGTCATAAAAATACTGAGACTGGTATATTTCTTCAATTTCGAAAAAACCatgttttagaaagaaaaaaagagttttaaaagataaagtttttacattttcaatatattacTTAATAGTAAACtgtaaacttataaaaaaaaattatgttcatTGAAATTCTGTTGGTTAAAAGTTGTGAAAATAGTTAATTACAAAAAACAATGCATTgacaatcaaaatttaatatgttttttaatatttgtaaaaaaaattaaacttatatattttgaaacaaagagaatatttattagtaaaaaaCTGTGCGTTAGATGTAACCTATAGCCCACGTCGAAAAGGAGATTTAACCGATAACCTATAGCTGGATTTCATGGGGACTAGCTTGCAATGAAGTTTCCACGTCTTgaattaattcttttttttctctgaagGTTAATGATGCTGAAACATAATTTGATCAATCTTATTGTCTTgtctttgtttttgtgtttaaaaCTTATTGTCTTGTATTGGTTAtattatactccctccatttctaaaagatag is part of the Raphanus sativus cultivar WK10039 chromosome 5, ASM80110v3, whole genome shotgun sequence genome and harbors:
- the LOC108838263 gene encoding uncharacterized protein LOC108838263, yielding MDKAWVHLSRVDPGYERGASQFVQDVASAMGGIDMIICPCIDCRNIDRHSASVVVHHLVTRGMEEGYKMRSDWYLHGEVNSEVAGESRATEWNDEIFGLYRAAELFDEELVETGDLSEAAEGDDKKEDEFLAKLAEAETPLYPSCVNHSKLSAIVSLFRLKTQNGWSDKSFNDLLETLPEMLPEENVLHTSLYDVKKFLKSFDMGYEKIHACINDCCLFRKRFEKLEKCPKCKASRWKTNMHTGEKKRGVPQKVLRYFPIIPRLKRMFRSEEMAKDLRWHSMNKSSDGKLRHPVDSVTWDQMDAKYPTFAAEARNIRLGLSTDGFNPFNMKNSMYSCWPVLLVNYNLPPDLCMKKENIMLSLLIPGPQQPGNSIDVYLEPLIEDLNSLWSIGELTFDALSRSTFTLKAALLWTISDFPAYGNLAGCKVKGKMGCPLCGKKTDSMWLKFSRKHVYMCHRKGLPPGHRFRGKKRWFDGKAEQGRRGRIQTGRDISQHLRNFKNDFGNFKGSARKRKRVQCADNKGSDSEALSSESEEEEEEEVEVDEDELSRWKKRSIFFKLPYWEELPVRHNLDVMHVERNVAASLVSTLLHCGKSKDGLAARKDLEELGIRPELHPRVQVKRTYLPPAPWSLSKAEKKIFCRRLFDFKGPDGYCSNISRGVSLDECKVTGLKSHDYHVLMQQLLPIALKGLLPKGPRLAVFRLCAFFNLLCQRVTDREKLLVMEAEIVETLCLFERFFPPSFFDIMLHLTVHLGREARLGGPVHFRWMYPFERYMKVLKDFVRNPARPEGCIAECYLAEECIRFCNEFLKKTTNVQQKVDRNMEFENNYVLEGRPISGGTSVTLSETEKKIAHLAIIQNMALVEPYIDEHLQHLQDSDGRCRRDASTLWSMHTKNFASWLKEQVPLDSTAHDETLKWIAYGPRCSARSYTGFIVNGQRFHTISVDRKSQNSGVYYEATAVCRSSAKDTSQVVNLVSYNGRVTDIILVDYNIFYVPLFRCQWAVKGNGVKIEDGFTLVNMNHSQASFTSDPYILASQAKQVFYSREDESSNWYIVMRGPSRRYSKEETQEGTADIGPLPSNIDMDAEIDEAENARSDAEGIYV